A DNA window from Leptospira weilii contains the following coding sequences:
- a CDS encoding Bor/Iss family lipoprotein, producing MKNILKTKSFKILVCVLFVLFLGECRHAWVRFPQKACQGYQNSSECKRMMEEKRTRKEEPGKIHTIHQRYYFFGLLPTEQIVDVTKYCPEGGPRSAHQFTSFWDAIWEQLTLTIYSPQTLEVECYP from the coding sequence ATGAAGAATATTCTAAAAACAAAAAGTTTTAAAATATTGGTTTGCGTTTTATTCGTTCTTTTTTTGGGGGAATGCAGACACGCATGGGTTCGATTTCCGCAGAAGGCCTGTCAGGGTTATCAGAATTCGAGCGAATGCAAGCGGATGATGGAGGAGAAAAGGACAAGAAAGGAAGAACCCGGAAAGATCCATACGATTCACCAGAGGTATTATTTTTTCGGATTATTGCCTACGGAACAGATAGTGGACGTAACGAAATATTGTCCGGAAGGAGGACCAAGATCGGCGCATCAGTTCACTTCTTTTTGGGATGCGATCTGGGAACAATTGACTCTTACGATCTATTCTCCCCAGACCTTGGAGGTAGAATGTTATCCTTAG
- a CDS encoding SpoIIE family protein phosphatase, whose amino-acid sequence MKKSLRLQIIVIYTILTVVNLTFVAVMIFENQTDLLISNFTLESDRVAREILKKIESFGNTNFEDSSQADEFQSKLLSIGLTNFSVIAAEDNSLEKTRTLLSSGVTASVSDLKTKLTNMSNAKAALNTSYDIELDTDHFIVNLIFYLNPKTFLISQIKMKEMVDRLRSLYMQLGLLLVWGFAFHILFGIFLYRKIFVRLFLLKEVSETMATGNLNARISWNVSAHDELDVLGNTFNGMAEQISSQFDTLKLKNAQIQTELEIGKNVQECFLPEKRKKFNLVNVEIIYQPMREVSGDIYDIIEISDTRTAFFLADATGHGVSAALITSIIHYNVENIMKETVNPAHIFNRLSDNLFETLQGTFFATGIFILFEKEGGYAYFCSAGHNPIYYYRKAQNKIVVLESTGFVLGIGIPDEYGVLKIKTSPGDKILVYTDGVLDATNETTEQFGDDRLLNTFQKYATLPTEELTEKIRNEVHSFANVFPDDVTFGILEIT is encoded by the coding sequence ATGAAAAAATCGCTCCGACTACAGATCATCGTTATTTATACGATTTTAACCGTTGTAAATCTTACTTTCGTAGCGGTCATGATTTTTGAAAATCAAACGGATCTTTTGATTTCCAATTTTACTTTGGAATCGGATCGGGTTGCCCGGGAAATACTTAAAAAAATAGAGTCTTTCGGAAATACAAACTTCGAGGATTCCTCTCAAGCCGACGAATTTCAGAGCAAACTTCTCAGTATCGGGCTCACAAACTTCTCTGTGATTGCAGCCGAAGACAATTCTCTGGAAAAAACCCGCACACTTCTTTCAAGCGGGGTTACGGCCTCTGTCTCCGATCTCAAAACAAAACTTACGAATATGAGCAATGCCAAAGCGGCTTTGAACACTTCTTATGATATAGAACTCGACACCGATCATTTTATTGTAAACCTCATTTTTTATCTCAATCCAAAAACATTCTTAATTTCTCAGATTAAGATGAAAGAAATGGTAGATCGACTCAGATCTCTTTATATGCAGCTCGGATTGTTGCTCGTGTGGGGTTTTGCGTTTCACATTCTTTTCGGAATTTTTCTCTATCGAAAAATTTTCGTTCGTCTTTTTCTTTTAAAAGAAGTCAGCGAAACGATGGCTACCGGAAACCTAAACGCGAGAATATCCTGGAACGTTTCCGCTCACGATGAATTAGATGTGTTAGGCAATACGTTCAACGGAATGGCGGAGCAAATCTCCTCCCAATTCGATACTCTCAAACTCAAAAACGCTCAGATCCAGACAGAGTTGGAAATCGGTAAAAACGTTCAAGAATGCTTTCTTCCCGAAAAAAGAAAAAAATTCAATTTGGTCAACGTAGAGATCATTTATCAGCCAATGCGAGAAGTCAGCGGAGATATCTATGATATCATAGAAATCAGCGATACAAGAACCGCGTTTTTTCTAGCGGATGCGACCGGGCACGGTGTTTCCGCCGCATTGATCACTTCCATTATTCACTACAATGTGGAAAACATCATGAAAGAAACCGTAAACCCGGCGCATATCTTTAACCGGCTTAGCGATAATCTTTTTGAAACTTTACAAGGAACTTTTTTTGCGACCGGAATTTTCATTCTTTTTGAAAAGGAAGGAGGATACGCCTATTTCTGTAGCGCCGGACATAACCCAATCTATTACTACCGCAAGGCACAAAATAAAATTGTGGTACTCGAATCGACCGGATTTGTTCTTGGAATCGGTATTCCGGACGAGTACGGTGTTCTAAAAATCAAAACGTCTCCGGGTGATAAAATTCTTGTTTATACCGACGGGGTTCTGGACGCGACGAATGAAACGACCGAGCAATTCGGAGACGATCGTCTTTTGAATACTTTTCAAAAATACGCAACTCTACCGACAGAAGAACTAACGGAAAAAATCCGAAATGAAGTCCATTCTTTCGCGAACGTTTTTCCTGACGACGTTACTTTCGGGATTTTAGAGATCACTTAA
- a CDS encoding patatin-like phospholipase family protein translates to MAPILDDSIALEKKQEIQKKFGGVFQGLWFEEEICFAIAGGGCKAFYGLGFGHEMKSWGLKFREVSGVSAGAAMVLCLICGDEEECVSFFENIVRKNPANFYLSRLFKGERVFPHEEMYRKTIRFGMDFQKIVKSGIKVFIHTLKAIPKEDSLRNKFRLARLIAETAKAFLEDERDKKRGLNTGRMQRVLRKWNMKEVLFTEKDFDDEKAVEQIILNSSSVPPVVSVQSHGNEYYFDGGLTNNLLLEVFPPDKKTIGVYYEPTTIVGKDPKLLERCYLQTPSEPLPITSFDYTDPNGVRRAYELGKRDARLNKDKIFEYLKKDWAKAAFFLKSK, encoded by the coding sequence ATGGCTCCTATTTTAGACGATTCCATCGCATTGGAAAAAAAACAAGAGATTCAAAAGAAATTCGGCGGAGTGTTTCAAGGTCTTTGGTTTGAGGAAGAGATTTGTTTTGCGATTGCGGGAGGAGGATGTAAAGCGTTTTACGGATTGGGTTTTGGTCACGAGATGAAATCTTGGGGATTGAAATTCAGGGAAGTTTCCGGAGTGTCGGCGGGAGCCGCTATGGTTCTTTGTTTGATCTGTGGGGACGAGGAAGAATGTGTTTCCTTTTTCGAAAACATAGTCCGAAAAAATCCGGCTAATTTCTATCTCAGCCGTCTTTTTAAAGGGGAACGCGTGTTCCCGCACGAAGAAATGTATCGAAAGACGATTCGTTTCGGGATGGATTTTCAGAAAATCGTCAAATCTGGAATCAAGGTGTTCATTCATACTTTAAAAGCGATTCCTAAAGAGGATTCTTTAAGGAATAAATTCAGGCTCGCAAGATTGATTGCGGAAACCGCAAAAGCGTTTCTCGAGGACGAGAGAGATAAAAAGCGCGGTTTGAATACGGGAAGAATGCAAAGAGTACTCAGAAAATGGAATATGAAAGAAGTTTTATTTACGGAAAAGGATTTCGACGATGAAAAAGCAGTGGAACAGATTATTCTAAATTCTTCTTCGGTTCCTCCCGTCGTTTCCGTTCAGAGCCACGGAAACGAATATTATTTCGATGGGGGACTTACCAACAATCTTCTTTTGGAGGTGTTTCCTCCGGATAAAAAGACGATCGGAGTTTATTATGAACCGACTACGATTGTCGGAAAAGATCCTAAACTTTTAGAAAGGTGTTATTTGCAAACTCCATCCGAACCTTTACCAATTACTTCTTTCGATTATACCGATCCGAACGGAGTGAGAAGGGCCTATGAACTCGGGAAACGGGACGCTCGGTTGAACAAGGATAAAATTTTCGAATATCTGAAAAAGGATTGGGCGAAAGCGGCTTTTTTCTTAAAGTCCAAGTAG
- a CDS encoding LIC_10461 domain-containing protein, with amino-acid sequence MLSLVRILGLCLTICFCVECHSTVIVHKENSKPLSSIHAPPPPEKRNKQANTFFGIYSLSDSEEASCQDLPGEVRMVRTIPDTLIHFFAGPFYTARTVEVYCPSWQDKDAEEKRNEVKAVPKENQDGKEAVKPNSSPVPDRPKPNVERLEAQDMSENKEKPKVKKNNVFDSQF; translated from the coding sequence ATGTTATCCTTAGTCAGAATTTTAGGTTTGTGTCTAACGATTTGTTTTTGTGTAGAGTGTCATTCTACGGTAATCGTTCATAAGGAAAACTCCAAACCTTTGTCGTCGATTCACGCGCCTCCGCCTCCGGAAAAAAGAAACAAACAGGCAAATACGTTTTTCGGGATTTATTCTCTATCGGATAGCGAGGAGGCTTCCTGTCAGGATCTGCCCGGAGAAGTGAGGATGGTTCGTACGATCCCGGATACCCTGATTCATTTTTTTGCGGGACCTTTTTATACCGCGAGGACCGTGGAAGTGTACTGTCCTTCTTGGCAAGATAAGGACGCCGAGGAAAAAAGAAACGAGGTGAAGGCGGTTCCGAAAGAAAATCAAGACGGAAAGGAAGCGGTAAAACCGAACAGCTCTCCCGTGCCGGATCGACCTAAACCGAACGTAGAGCGATTGGAAGCACAGGATATGAGCGAGAATAAGGAAAAACCGAAAGTGAAAAAAAATAACGTATTCGATTCACAATTTTAA
- a CDS encoding beta strand repeat-containing protein: protein MTEKINKSKDKKTRSFFKLISILFLTFSLFFLEACAAWPIFSGAPGLLAGKKGGANNSFWMLFLGVNDLFELDQTEIELDRIEISSPSSSLARGTTVHLNAVAIYKNNTHRDISSEGAWSSADSSILKLLTLSQFKGMNLGSGNVKVAFQGKNASSTLTVTSAVLSDLIVTCVNQGSVLPVGIDRQCKLEGIFSDGSTQVLTSDPDTSWNITQSSVAGVNTTGLVSGISPGSASITGSYHGITSSLTVTVSAATLSSIAVTPANASYALGKVQQYTAIGTYSNQSTQDLTNQVSWASLNTTVATIDNSASAKGFLTTQSSGSANVTATLGAITGQTQVNVTSAVLTSITITPANPSVANGRTLFLTATGIFSDGTVSDITNQVTWSSSLASVATADNSAGLSGRITGVGVGTTNITAGIGGVDNTLSLSVTNAVLESIQVVSDSSSIARGTSTFVQAIGVYSDGSSQNISDQVAWSSSNSSVLQIANLNAIPKREVQSPSSGGFGTARITATLEAISSHTDISVTAATLISLEVSPTNPSVAAGLTVPFTATGVYTDGSNQNLTSQATWNSSNTNRATISNASGSEGIALGSSAGTTNISATLGAITSSSTTLTVTNAVLNSITITPTLPSIAGGRSLNLTATGTYSDGNTQDLTTSVAWTSVDSSIASVDNAAGRQGQTTGVAQGTTQISALLGGVSATINFTVTAAVLDSIQVTLEDSPIAKGTFTRAIATGVFSDGSNLNISDQVVWDSSQTNVIQLGILEAGPKKKLMNSPANGSSTTGTSRITATLGGVSGFADLTVIAPNLVSIQIDPTHPNVANGLSQNFTATGVYSDGSNQNLTDSVTWASSNPAIATISNASGSNGKATMLQTGSTNISASLGPVTSDPSVLTVTSATLTSITIAPTSSFNIAKGLNQNFVATGYYTDGSSRDLTSQVTWTSSNTSTATISNASGTQGKMTAVNTGSTNISASLGGTSSANTNVTVTAAVLNSIQVSPADISVAKGNTKAYAAIGVYSDSTTLDVTSQVTWTSSNTSIATISNASGHEGLATTVSAGTTTITATLGAVSNSTSLTVTAAVLVSLSVGPTNSFVYMTQTKYFTATGTYSDGTMQDLTTQVTWTSSDTTLGTVSNAFGTEGKATGIAAGAVTITATLGSISGNTSLSVIFLDTVAPTVTNVVALTPTTVRITYSENVNEIQAKTAANYKLALTSAVSGSCSDNSNFTSTSSVITVSSVSGSGSVFVLTLGSSQTSNAPYTILVNKSGVQDLSTSPNNLGCANYGDFLGQEQIKIVSASCANSSSVILNFSKAPKSGNNISGSAECTGSTECASRYKIAGASDLGTINSAKTLDGIVCNGATADSAKVCVVHNLVQTGAQYTIIAADSADGDGFDNASWGSIRNSLDTENLQSSPRDRASFLGCGTSPVNFADGPISIDPNSSTFGYLMDFNSKIYSGPNNSGNGALRFAYDGSAPESVQFSFEKDTTAQDGDPTNVSSNIASSRENSIAIPPYVTLGHSGCTPNNGTLSLGCGPDNESGRGAFVTGILSSVSYLFVAGARTVADGLGQYFFDYLYYSADPSSNMSFKYIDLGSITGTLTAGTSSLTVLNNRVFAGFAKSSNDGVGLFGGLNAPDFGFVTFNSADSGTGFCTPGSNCDAFDGTKGKRIRIDFLPYFGGPSTGLLGINNNAHPNWGYYIGVDSMFVFKNRIYAANGGLHAVGHNGSIIRSTTADPTAACTGPDSCSNWVEIGPRTNTKWHNSPTNNWFSLELNQFYNLIPGDKAFAQFAEFNNNLYVTRTVCVQSSQAIGIRTSAGTVAGCTDGTTTNRRAQLWKCDPTISGNTSECDAADWSVVGDDGTGITNMGDSTNRTITMVMKNGSYLYVGYDNSNGIRIYRTNVANPGSSSASWSQIAGNGLTDATNVQQIYSAVSVPSGSINYIYVSAGKSGVPVRTYRQQN from the coding sequence ATGACTGAGAAGATCAACAAATCCAAAGATAAAAAAACACGATCCTTTTTTAAACTTATCTCGATTCTTTTTCTAACGTTCAGCTTATTCTTTTTGGAAGCTTGCGCGGCTTGGCCGATTTTTTCGGGCGCTCCCGGTTTACTGGCCGGTAAAAAAGGAGGGGCCAACAATTCTTTTTGGATGCTCTTTTTAGGTGTGAACGATCTGTTTGAATTGGATCAAACCGAAATTGAATTAGATCGAATTGAAATTTCTTCTCCTTCTTCGAGTTTGGCTCGGGGAACCACTGTCCATTTGAATGCGGTCGCTATCTATAAAAACAATACTCATCGGGATATTTCTTCGGAAGGAGCTTGGTCCTCTGCGGATTCAAGTATTCTCAAATTGTTGACTCTATCTCAGTTCAAAGGGATGAATCTCGGCTCTGGAAATGTAAAAGTTGCGTTTCAAGGTAAGAACGCTTCTTCCACATTAACCGTTACATCTGCGGTTTTGTCCGATTTGATTGTCACCTGCGTCAATCAGGGAAGTGTCTTACCGGTGGGAATCGATCGTCAATGCAAATTGGAAGGAATTTTTTCAGATGGCAGCACACAAGTTTTAACCTCCGACCCCGACACGTCTTGGAACATCACTCAATCTTCCGTTGCTGGAGTAAACACCACCGGCCTTGTTTCGGGAATCTCTCCAGGTTCCGCTTCGATTACTGGTTCGTATCATGGTATAACTTCCAGTTTGACCGTTACGGTAAGCGCCGCGACCCTAAGTTCGATCGCCGTGACTCCTGCAAACGCGAGTTATGCTCTCGGTAAAGTGCAACAATATACCGCGATCGGAACCTACAGCAACCAATCTACTCAGGATCTTACAAATCAAGTTTCTTGGGCTTCTTTAAATACGACCGTCGCTACAATCGATAACTCTGCGTCCGCCAAAGGCTTTCTCACTACACAATCTTCAGGCTCTGCAAATGTCACGGCCACTTTAGGCGCGATTACCGGTCAAACCCAGGTTAACGTTACCTCGGCGGTTCTTACAAGTATTACGATTACTCCTGCCAATCCAAGCGTTGCTAACGGAAGAACTTTGTTTTTGACTGCAACTGGAATTTTTTCGGATGGTACGGTTTCCGACATCACAAATCAAGTAACTTGGTCCAGTTCTTTGGCGAGTGTCGCTACTGCGGATAACTCCGCGGGTTTATCCGGTAGAATTACAGGAGTCGGGGTCGGTACTACAAATATCACCGCGGGGATCGGAGGAGTGGATAATACTCTTTCTTTAAGCGTCACGAACGCCGTTTTAGAATCGATTCAGGTGGTTTCCGATTCTTCTTCGATTGCCAGAGGCACGTCCACGTTCGTTCAGGCGATCGGAGTCTATTCGGACGGTTCTTCTCAGAACATTAGCGACCAGGTCGCTTGGAGCAGTTCTAATTCTTCCGTTTTGCAAATCGCCAATTTGAATGCGATTCCGAAACGAGAAGTGCAATCCCCTTCTTCCGGCGGTTTTGGTACGGCAAGGATCACGGCCACTTTGGAAGCGATTTCCTCGCATACGGATATCTCAGTAACTGCGGCAACTTTAATTTCGCTTGAAGTCTCTCCCACAAATCCTTCGGTTGCAGCTGGTCTTACGGTTCCTTTCACTGCCACAGGAGTTTATACGGATGGCAGCAATCAGAATTTGACTTCTCAAGCGACTTGGAATTCTTCTAACACAAATCGAGCCACGATCAGCAACGCCTCGGGTTCCGAAGGTATTGCCTTAGGTTCTTCCGCCGGAACTACGAATATTTCTGCCACGTTAGGTGCCATTACTTCCTCCTCTACGACTCTCACTGTCACAAATGCGGTTTTAAATTCGATCACGATCACCCCGACTCTTCCTTCGATTGCAGGTGGAAGAAGTTTGAATCTTACCGCGACGGGAACTTATTCGGATGGAAATACCCAGGATTTAACTACTTCCGTTGCCTGGACAAGTGTGGATTCTTCCATCGCTTCCGTAGACAACGCTGCGGGTAGACAGGGACAAACAACCGGTGTCGCACAGGGTACGACTCAAATCAGCGCCTTGTTGGGAGGAGTTTCCGCTACGATCAATTTTACGGTGACCGCCGCGGTTTTGGATTCCATTCAGGTTACCTTGGAAGATTCTCCGATTGCGAAAGGTACGTTTACCAGGGCGATCGCGACCGGTGTTTTTTCCGACGGTAGCAATTTGAATATCAGCGATCAGGTCGTTTGGGATAGCTCTCAAACAAATGTGATCCAGCTTGGAATCTTAGAAGCCGGTCCTAAAAAGAAACTGATGAATTCTCCCGCAAACGGAAGTAGTACCACGGGAACTTCAAGAATCACTGCAACTCTCGGTGGGGTGAGCGGATTTGCCGACCTTACCGTAATTGCTCCGAACTTGGTCAGCATTCAGATCGATCCCACTCATCCGAACGTTGCCAACGGTTTATCTCAGAACTTTACTGCTACGGGTGTTTATTCGGACGGTAGCAATCAGAATCTGACCGATTCCGTGACTTGGGCTTCTTCCAATCCGGCTATTGCGACGATCAGTAACGCTTCGGGATCGAACGGTAAGGCGACAATGCTTCAAACGGGATCGACTAATATCAGCGCGAGTTTGGGCCCGGTCACTTCCGATCCGAGTGTTCTTACGGTTACAAGCGCGACTTTAACGAGCATCACGATCGCTCCGACTTCTTCTTTCAATATCGCGAAAGGATTGAATCAAAACTTTGTAGCGACGGGTTATTATACGGACGGTTCATCCAGAGATCTGACGTCTCAGGTGACTTGGACTTCTTCCAATACTTCCACTGCTACGATCAGCAACGCGAGCGGGACTCAAGGAAAAATGACAGCGGTCAATACGGGCTCTACTAACATTTCGGCGTCTTTAGGAGGAACGTCGAGTGCGAATACGAACGTAACAGTGACGGCGGCTGTTTTAAATTCGATTCAGGTTTCGCCCGCTGATATCAGCGTGGCAAAAGGAAACACAAAGGCTTACGCTGCGATCGGAGTGTATTCGGATTCTACAACGTTAGACGTCACGTCTCAGGTGACTTGGACTTCTTCCAATACTTCCATTGCTACGATCAGCAATGCGAGCGGTCACGAAGGTTTGGCTACCACCGTTTCTGCCGGAACGACCACGATTACCGCAACTCTGGGAGCGGTTTCCAATTCCACAAGCCTGACCGTTACGGCCGCCGTACTGGTTTCCCTTTCGGTGGGCCCTACGAATAGCTTTGTTTATATGACACAAACGAAGTATTTTACGGCTACCGGAACATACTCCGATGGAACGATGCAGGACCTGACTACCCAAGTGACTTGGACTTCTTCCGACACGACTCTGGGAACGGTGAGCAACGCTTTCGGAACGGAGGGTAAGGCCACGGGAATTGCGGCCGGAGCCGTGACGATCACTGCCACTCTGGGAAGCATCAGCGGAAATACTTCTTTGTCCGTGATCTTTTTGGATACGGTTGCTCCGACGGTTACGAACGTAGTGGCTTTGACTCCTACTACGGTGAGAATCACGTATTCGGAAAACGTAAACGAGATTCAGGCTAAAACTGCGGCCAATTATAAATTAGCTCTTACGTCGGCTGTGAGTGGAAGTTGTTCGGATAACAGCAACTTTACTTCTACTTCTTCTGTGATTACTGTCTCTTCAGTGAGCGGAAGCGGATCCGTATTCGTTTTAACGCTCGGGTCCTCTCAAACGTCTAACGCTCCTTATACGATTCTAGTCAATAAGTCGGGGGTACAGGACCTTTCCACTAGTCCGAACAATTTGGGTTGTGCGAACTATGGTGACTTCTTAGGACAGGAACAGATCAAAATCGTTTCCGCTTCCTGCGCGAATTCCAGCTCTGTGATCCTGAATTTTTCCAAGGCTCCTAAGTCCGGAAATAACATTTCAGGTTCTGCGGAATGTACCGGTTCTACGGAATGTGCAAGCCGTTACAAAATTGCCGGTGCGAGCGATTTGGGAACGATCAACAGCGCTAAGACGCTGGATGGAATTGTTTGTAACGGAGCGACGGCCGATTCCGCAAAAGTTTGTGTCGTACACAATCTTGTGCAAACGGGCGCACAATATACTATCATTGCCGCGGATTCCGCGGACGGGGATGGGTTCGACAACGCAAGTTGGGGATCAATTCGAAATTCTTTGGATACGGAGAATCTTCAATCTTCTCCGAGAGACAGGGCTTCCTTCCTAGGATGTGGAACTTCTCCCGTAAACTTTGCGGATGGACCGATTTCCATCGATCCGAATTCGTCCACGTTCGGGTATCTCATGGATTTCAACTCTAAGATTTATTCGGGACCGAATAATTCCGGAAACGGGGCACTCAGGTTCGCTTATGACGGAAGCGCTCCCGAATCGGTTCAATTCTCCTTTGAAAAGGATACGACCGCTCAGGATGGTGATCCGACAAATGTGAGTTCGAATATCGCTTCTTCTCGGGAGAATTCGATCGCGATTCCGCCTTACGTAACTCTGGGACATTCCGGATGTACCCCGAACAACGGAACTCTTTCTCTTGGATGTGGTCCGGATAACGAAAGTGGAAGAGGGGCGTTCGTTACGGGAATTCTTTCCAGCGTATCTTATCTTTTTGTCGCAGGTGCGAGAACCGTAGCGGACGGGCTCGGACAATACTTTTTCGATTATCTGTATTATTCCGCAGATCCTTCTTCCAACATGAGTTTCAAATACATAGACCTTGGCTCGATCACGGGGACTTTGACCGCTGGAACTTCTTCGCTGACGGTTCTTAACAATAGAGTGTTTGCCGGTTTTGCGAAATCCAGCAACGACGGAGTCGGGTTGTTCGGAGGACTAAACGCACCTGATTTCGGATTTGTAACCTTCAACTCTGCGGATTCCGGAACCGGATTTTGTACTCCCGGTTCCAACTGTGATGCGTTCGACGGAACCAAAGGCAAAAGAATCCGGATCGATTTCCTTCCTTACTTCGGAGGACCGTCCACGGGTTTATTAGGAATCAATAATAATGCGCATCCAAACTGGGGGTATTATATCGGAGTCGATTCTATGTTCGTATTCAAAAATCGTATCTACGCCGCAAACGGGGGGTTACACGCGGTAGGGCATAACGGATCTATCATACGTTCTACCACGGCCGATCCTACGGCGGCTTGTACGGGTCCCGATTCTTGTTCGAACTGGGTGGAGATCGGGCCAAGAACCAATACGAAATGGCATAACAGCCCGACGAACAACTGGTTCTCTTTGGAGTTGAATCAATTTTACAACTTGATTCCCGGGGACAAAGCTTTTGCACAATTCGCCGAATTCAACAACAACCTTTACGTGACGAGAACTGTCTGCGTTCAAAGTTCTCAGGCGATCGGAATCAGAACGAGCGCGGGAACCGTCGCCGGATGTACGGACGGAACAACTACGAACCGAAGGGCGCAACTCTGGAAGTGTGATCCTACGATTTCGGGAAACACGAGCGAGTGCGACGCGGCGGATTGGTCCGTGGTGGGTGATGACGGAACCGGAATCACAAACATGGGAGATTCGACCAACCGGACGATCACGATGGTGATGAAAAACGGATCTTATCTTTACGTCGGATACGATAATTCGAACGGAATCAGAATTTACAGAACTAACGTAGCCAATCCCGGATCGTCCTCCGCGTCTTGGAGCCAGATCGCGGGGAACGGGCTCACGGACGCGACGAACGTACAACAAATCTACTCGGCGGTTTCCGTACCTTCGGGAAGTATCAATTATATCTACGTAAGCGCGGGAAAAAGCGGAGTGCCAGTTAGGACGTATCGTCAGCAGAACTAA
- a CDS encoding sodium:solute symporter family protein — protein sequence MLGVSVILYLLTTIFIGVVASRFVSDSKDYVLAGRRLPLFLASSALFATWFGSETLLGASSRFVEDGILGVIEDPFGAALCLFLVGIFFARPLYRMNILTFGDFYKNRFGRKAEILSSVFMIPSYFGWVAAQFVALGIILHSLADLPVSIGIFAGAGVVLVYTVIGGMWAISFTDFLQTILIVLGLAYLVWDLSSKAGGIDVVLSSAKPGFFRFFPEMNSKSILMYVAAWMTIGLGSIPQQDIFQRVMASKSERVAVYSSLLGSFFYLSVAFLPLLAVLYAKKIYPEIAKEDAQMILPKTVLAHTGLFTQILFFGALLSAVMSTASGAILASASILGENLVRPFLKKPDEKTLLRVLRISVVAITLVSLSMANTKSNIYELVSQASALSLVSLFVPLVAGLFRKNSTSTGAVLSMVVGFCVWLFCNVLSLEIPASIPGLVSSWFALLLGDLMERRGCGLK from the coding sequence TTGCTTGGTGTATCTGTCATTCTTTATTTGCTTACGACGATATTCATTGGAGTCGTGGCTTCTCGGTTTGTAAGCGACTCAAAAGACTACGTTCTTGCGGGCAGAAGATTGCCTTTGTTCCTTGCGTCTTCGGCATTGTTCGCAACCTGGTTCGGCTCGGAGACATTGCTCGGCGCGTCTTCCCGCTTTGTCGAGGACGGAATTTTGGGAGTTATCGAGGATCCATTCGGAGCGGCGCTTTGTCTGTTTCTTGTAGGGATTTTCTTTGCAAGGCCGCTCTACAGAATGAATATTCTTACTTTCGGGGATTTTTATAAAAACCGATTTGGAAGAAAAGCGGAGATTCTATCGAGCGTTTTTATGATTCCGTCTTATTTTGGATGGGTTGCCGCTCAGTTTGTTGCGTTGGGAATTATTCTTCATTCTTTGGCGGATCTTCCCGTATCGATCGGAATTTTTGCGGGTGCAGGAGTCGTTTTAGTCTACACTGTAATCGGAGGAATGTGGGCGATTTCTTTTACCGATTTTTTACAGACGATTCTAATCGTATTAGGACTTGCTTATCTAGTTTGGGATTTAAGTTCAAAAGCGGGTGGCATCGACGTAGTGCTTTCATCCGCAAAACCGGGTTTTTTTCGGTTCTTTCCCGAGATGAATTCCAAAAGTATTCTTATGTACGTCGCCGCTTGGATGACGATCGGACTCGGATCGATTCCTCAACAGGATATCTTTCAAAGAGTGATGGCTTCCAAATCGGAAAGAGTCGCTGTTTATTCTTCCTTATTAGGGTCTTTCTTTTACTTGAGTGTGGCGTTTCTGCCGTTGCTGGCAGTTCTTTACGCGAAAAAAATATATCCGGAGATAGCGAAAGAAGACGCGCAGATGATTCTTCCGAAAACGGTGCTCGCACACACGGGACTTTTTACACAGATCCTGTTTTTCGGGGCCTTGTTGTCCGCGGTAATGAGTACGGCAAGCGGAGCGATACTTGCTTCCGCTTCGATTTTAGGCGAGAATTTGGTTCGTCCCTTCCTCAAAAAACCGGATGAGAAAACTCTGCTTCGAGTATTGAGAATTTCAGTCGTGGCAATTACATTAGTTTCCCTTTCTATGGCAAATACGAAGAGTAATATTTATGAGCTTGTGTCTCAGGCTTCCGCTTTGAGTCTTGTTTCCTTATTTGTTCCGCTTGTAGCGGGTCTTTTTCGAAAAAATTCGACTTCAACCGGCGCGGTACTTTCCATGGTCGTCGGATTTTGCGTATGGCTTTTTTGTAATGTACTTTCTTTGGAAATTCCGGCTTCGATTCCCGGATTGGTATCGAGTTGGTTTGCGTTGTTGTTGGGCGATTTGATGGAACGTCGCGGTTGCGGATTGAAATAG